CACCACTCATGTTATCGTTTTTGTTTAGTTTAACAGGACATTTTGCTATTGGGTTCATGGCTCTTTCTGAACTAGCATTGGCAAGTCTTATTATTGTGATTTGGATGTACTATCATGACAAATTGCATTTATCAAAAAATATTATTGAACATACAGTTGAAGGGATTATGATTACTGACAAAAATGGAGTGATTCTGTCAGTGAACCCATCATTTACAAAGGTTACAGGTTTTACAGAAGAAGAGGTGGTTGGTAAAACTCCTAGTCTTTTGAAATCTGGCATTCAAGATCAACATTTCTATCAAAAAATGTGGCAAAGCATTGAGAAAAACGGATGCTGGCAAGGGGAAATTTGGAACCGTCGTAAAAATGGAGAGACATATTTAGAGTGGTTGACAATCAGTGCAATCAAAGATGAGGCGAATGAGGTTAAGTGTTTCGCTGGAATGTTCAGTGATATTACGTCAACACAAAAAAATACAGTAAATCAGTAAGGGCAAAAGGAGTGAGAAGAATGGCACCTAGCTCATTGGATAAAAAAGTAACAAATTATATTATCCAGGCACAGGAAGAAGAAATCAAACGGATTTCAAATGAGCTTCATGAAGGCGTATCTCAAACTCTCTATAGCTTATTTACAGGGCTACAATTTGTTGAAAAGCAACAAGCTGACCCAAAAATTAAACAAATTGTATCAGAAATGGTACAGTTAACAGAGAGAACAATAGAGGAATTAAGATGGGTATCAACGGAGCTTTACCCTGCTTCGTTGGATACCCTTGGAATTGTGGCAGCGATTCGATCTTATTTAAAGGTTTATACCTCCACATTTGGAATAGATGTTGAAGTAAAGACAATGGGCACTGAAAGAGTCCTTTCATCCGAACAGAAAATTGCCCTATTTCGTTCTTGCCAGGAAGCATTAGTTAATAGTGCTAAGTATGCAGATACGAGTAAAGTCTTTATCGATATGAAATGGGAAGATAATAAAATCATGATAATTATTAAAGATGAAGGTGTCGGTTTTTCGATTGAAGAGGTCACTCGTAATCAAGAGTGTTTAGGATTAGCTTCAATTAAACAGAGATTAGAATTGTTATCTGGGACCGCCACTGTACATTCCACCCCCGGAAAGGGAACAATTGTAACATTAGTTTTACCGATTTAAGGATGCAATAGAATAAATTCGGGAGGTACCAATTTATGATTCGGGTTCTTCTAGTAGATGATCATGCTGTCGTTAGAATGGGGCTACGCATGTTGCTAGAACCAAACACTAAAATGGAAGTAGTGGGAGAGGCTTCAGAAGGAAATGAAGCAATTCAAAGAGCATTAGAACTTAAACCAGACGTTGTTCTAATGGACTTAAGTATGCCGCATGGAAAAGATGGTTTATCTGCAACAATTGAATTAAAGAAATCCTTACCTGAAACTGAGATTTTAATTTTGACAATGCATGATGACGAAGAATACTTGTTTAGAGTCATTCAGGCCGGAGCTTCTGGATATATACTAAAAAGTGCACCCCATGAAGAGTTGTTATCTGCCATTGAATCTGTTGCTACTGGAAGGGCGTATTTATATCCAACCGCAACGAAACGACTCATGCAAGAGTATGTTGAAAAGCTTAATCAGGGTGGAAATATGGATACGTATTCCTTATTATCTGACCGCGAAAAAGAAGTTTTAACGTTAATTGCTAAGGGTTATACAAATAAAGATATTGCTGAGCAACTAATCATTAGTGTGAAAACGGTAGAAACGCATAAAAGTAATTTAATGGAGAAATTACAGATGAAGACTCGGCCAGAATTAGTTAAATATGCAGTGCAAAAAGGTTTACTTGATTACGGGGTATAGTCCATTGAAACCAAATAAAATGAAAGAAGTTTCGATCAGAATGAATCAAATTTGTATGGAAACTATGAAGGAATTATCAAGCGATTTTGTAGCCCTTGCGACTTATAATAATGAGGGAAAAGACATTAGGTGGAAATTTGCTGCAGGAAATCGGAACGAAAAATACAAACAGATTACAGTTCGCTATGGAAAAGGAATAGCAGGTCAAGTTATGCGGAGCGGTTCACCCATGGTGATTCAATCATTTCCAGAAGATATAAACGGAAAAGCAACTGATTACCCAATTATGCTAGCCGAACAATTAGTTTCTTGTATAGCAGTACCAGTTCAATTCAATGATAAAATATGGGGTGTTCTATTGGCAGGGCATCGTATTGAAAAGGGTTTTACAGAAGAAGATAGAAATAAATTAATGGAAGCTGCCAAAAAGGTTAGTTATACAATCTCTAAGTAAAAACACCAGTAATAAGCTAGAGGTGTCACGATGACAAATTGGAATGAACAAAGTACGAACGAAAAAGGACAAAGTGAAGTACAAAACCTAAAAGAATTAGCTGATATAAAATATGCGCTTGATGAATCCTCTATTGTAGCAGTTACAGACCAAAAGGGGATTATTACGTATGTAAATGATAAATTTTGTGAAATTTCTAAGTATACAAGGGAACAGTTAATTGGGCAGGATCACCGAATTATTAATTCGGGTTATCATTCTAAGGAGTTTTTTCGAGAATTATGGAGAACAATCGCTAACGGAAAGGTTTGGAAAGGAGAAATTAAAAATAAGGCAAAGGATGGATCGTACTACTGGGTAGATACAACCATTGTTCCTTTCATAGATGAAAAGGGAAAGCCTTATCAATATCTTGCTATTCGAACAGAAGTTACGGCCTATAAGAAGGTTCTGGAAGAATTAAAACTATCAATAAGCGAATTAGCCGATTTGAAGTATGCTTTGGATGAATCTACGATTGTAGCTAGGACAGATCAAAGAGGGACTATTACGTATGTAAATGATAAATTCTGTGAAATCTCGAAGTATTCAAGAGACGAGCTAATTGGTAGTGACCATCGGATTATCAATTCAGGCTATCATTCAAAAGAATTTTTTAAAAAGCTTTGGAAAACAATTGGTAACGGTCAAGTGTGGAAAGGTGAGATTAAAAATAAAGCTAAGGATGGAACGTATTACTGGGTGGATACCACGATTGTCCCGTTCATAAATGACAATGGGAAGCCCTATCAATATTTAGCCATTCGTTCAGAAATCACTGCACGTAAAAGAGTAGAAGAAGAACTGAAGCAAATGATGACAAAAATTATACAGGTTCAGGAAGAAGAACGGAAAAAAGTATCTCGTGAATTACATGATGGAATTGGTCAAAATTTATACAGTTTACTCATAACGATTAACCGAATTAGTGCAGAACAGGACCACCCACTGCTACCTGAAATGCAAAAAGAAGTGACCAGCTTGATTGAACAAATTCGTGGCATCTCTTGGGAGCTTCGGCCATCTGTTTTAGATGATCTAGGGTTAGTACCAGCTATTCGCTCTATGATCAACCAGTATTCTCAACATTATGGAATTCAAATAACCTTTTCTACGAATTTAAAAGTACGTTATTCAATGGATATAGAATCAAATGCATATCGAATTGTGCAAGAAGCTTTAACAAACATACGAAAATATGCTGAGGTTAAACAAGCTGAAGTTAGTGTCATGAAAGATGGAACAACTTTGGTGATCCATATAAAAGACCAAGGAAAAGGGTTCTCTGTAAATACTGGCAGCCGAGGCGTAGGTCTATTCAATATGGAAGAAAGAGCGAAGGCAATCGGAGGTTCCATTGATATTTACTCAAAAGAAGGTGTCGGTACAACAGTTAAAGTAAGGGTACCTATAAGTGAAGGGCGTGATGTATAGGTGGATAGTATGCTCAACGTATTAAAGGATGTCCCATTATTTAATGGTCTGAATGAAGAAGATTTACATTTAATTGCCCAAATTACTTCAAAACGGAAGTACAAGAAAAAAGCGAATGTTTTCATGGAAGGAGAAACACGGGAGGCTGTTTTCTTTATAGAGTCCGGAGTGGTAAAGTCCTACAAAGTTGATGAAGATGGAAACGAGCAAGTCATTTCTATCCTTCAAAGTGGAGACATGTTTCCACACGTTGGTTTTTTCGATGAGTCTCCATATCCTGCAACTGTCGAAGTTGTACGAGAGGCTGAATTATTAGTAATTCGAATTGATGATTTTGATCAATTGATTATAAGACAGCCACAAATGGCAGTCAAAGTAATGAAGGTAATGGGGCAAAAAATTCTCCATTTACAACAACGCTTGCAAGATTTTATTTCAAAAGACGTTCAGCATCGTCTTACTCACTCGTTAGTTCGGCTTGCTCGAGAGTATGGTGAAGTAAGGAAACAGGGGACTTATGTTAGTTTACCAATTACCAACCAGGACTTCGCCAATATGGTAGGGACCTCCCGAGAATCCATAAACCGGATTATCAATCATTTTAAAAGGGAGAAGCTTATGGATTCGGATCGCCATGGGTTTTTAATCTACGATATTGATAAGTTAGAGAGTTACCACTAAAAGGAAAGTTGTTGATTGTTCAGCAACTTTCCTTTTAGTTTTATATAGAGGGGGTGGTGTATCGGTTTCCGCCTGTAGCTTGGCAGGGTAGGGTGTTCGGGCTGTTCCGCACTCAAATTGAGATATTCGCACTTAAATTGCATTCATCGCACACAACACTAGATTTTTCGCACTCAAATCAAAAAATGCACTCAAATTAAGAAATTCGCACTCAAAATCAATTTTTCGCACTCAAAATCCATAAATCGCACCCAAATTCCAAAATTCGCACAAACAACACAGTATAACGAGTTCAACCTAATACTTTTCCTAGCCCCAAACATTGAAACAACCTTTTTAAAAGCAAAATTTATATAATTCCGGTTATTTTTGTAGGAGATAATAAAAAATCTCCCTTTCTAAACCCATAATCCATAAAAAATCGACTACCCTGGATTATAACGGCTTAAAGTCATATGTCACTTCATTATTAAATATGGTAACAGAAACATGATAGTCCTCAAAAAACCATTTATCCTCTTCCCCAATATAAAAGTTAATCCCTTCAACAATTGAATGATAAGAAATATTTAATGGTTTTTCATTTCTAGCAATTCCAAGAGAGTAGTTAGGGTGCACACTTTGTCCATATA
Above is a genomic segment from Bacillus carboniphilus containing:
- a CDS encoding PAS domain-containing sensor histidine kinase translates to MTNWNEQSTNEKGQSEVQNLKELADIKYALDESSIVAVTDQKGIITYVNDKFCEISKYTREQLIGQDHRIINSGYHSKEFFRELWRTIANGKVWKGEIKNKAKDGSYYWVDTTIVPFIDEKGKPYQYLAIRTEVTAYKKVLEELKLSISELADLKYALDESTIVARTDQRGTITYVNDKFCEISKYSRDELIGSDHRIINSGYHSKEFFKKLWKTIGNGQVWKGEIKNKAKDGTYYWVDTTIVPFINDNGKPYQYLAIRSEITARKRVEEELKQMMTKIIQVQEEERKKVSRELHDGIGQNLYSLLITINRISAEQDHPLLPEMQKEVTSLIEQIRGISWELRPSVLDDLGLVPAIRSMINQYSQHYGIQITFSTNLKVRYSMDIESNAYRIVQEALTNIRKYAEVKQAEVSVMKDGTTLVIHIKDQGKGFSVNTGSRGVGLFNMEERAKAIGGSIDIYSKEGVGTTVKVRVPISEGRDV
- a CDS encoding GAF domain-containing protein translates to MKPNKMKEVSIRMNQICMETMKELSSDFVALATYNNEGKDIRWKFAAGNRNEKYKQITVRYGKGIAGQVMRSGSPMVIQSFPEDINGKATDYPIMLAEQLVSCIAVPVQFNDKIWGVLLAGHRIEKGFTEEDRNKLMEAAKKVSYTISK
- a CDS encoding Crp/Fnr family transcriptional regulator, whose translation is MLNVLKDVPLFNGLNEEDLHLIAQITSKRKYKKKANVFMEGETREAVFFIESGVVKSYKVDEDGNEQVISILQSGDMFPHVGFFDESPYPATVEVVREAELLVIRIDDFDQLIIRQPQMAVKVMKVMGQKILHLQQRLQDFISKDVQHRLTHSLVRLAREYGEVRKQGTYVSLPITNQDFANMVGTSRESINRIINHFKREKLMDSDRHGFLIYDIDKLESYH
- a CDS encoding sensor histidine kinase — translated: MAPSSLDKKVTNYIIQAQEEEIKRISNELHEGVSQTLYSLFTGLQFVEKQQADPKIKQIVSEMVQLTERTIEELRWVSTELYPASLDTLGIVAAIRSYLKVYTSTFGIDVEVKTMGTERVLSSEQKIALFRSCQEALVNSAKYADTSKVFIDMKWEDNKIMIIIKDEGVGFSIEEVTRNQECLGLASIKQRLELLSGTATVHSTPGKGTIVTLVLPI
- a CDS encoding response regulator transcription factor; translated protein: MIRVLLVDDHAVVRMGLRMLLEPNTKMEVVGEASEGNEAIQRALELKPDVVLMDLSMPHGKDGLSATIELKKSLPETEILILTMHDDEEYLFRVIQAGASGYILKSAPHEELLSAIESVATGRAYLYPTATKRLMQEYVEKLNQGGNMDTYSLLSDREKEVLTLIAKGYTNKDIAEQLIISVKTVETHKSNLMEKLQMKTRPELVKYAVQKGLLDYGV